A single window of Pseudarthrobacter defluvii DNA harbors:
- a CDS encoding macrolide 2'-phosphotransferase → MRRKPIELAAIATAAVPGLTPTAVSSAPDDPADFDSALLLDSEGKRWRVRSPRHAEASARLETEFLVLRAFAPAVRAELPFLMPTVAGSVRLGTLTTFVYSHLSGSTRSVEELTSGPASLAREIGSALAAIHDLPRSLVSNADLPSYTPNEFRQRRLNELDQAATTGQIPASLLRRWEHAMEDVSLWRFNPSVVHGDLHEDNLLVESGRVTAVTGWTDLRIGDPADDFAWLVASNEQDFIDSVLAAYTSSRRDVPDQHLLRRAALSAEFALAQYLVKGLAAGDRDMVSEAEGMLESLASDIAEYGGQPISVEPLPGKNEPDTSGTAAPAPAEASGGAHGTGRGSSAVTPAVTVIPVPVDSAPAEPGPVQSAPATAAVQAPPGVHSSPAVHVAPIPAEPAAAASKAQEKPEREENGPDDTSTAAISIINVKQG, encoded by the coding sequence GTGAGAAGAAAACCGATTGAACTGGCGGCGATTGCAACCGCGGCAGTCCCCGGACTGACCCCGACGGCCGTTAGCTCTGCGCCGGACGACCCCGCGGACTTCGACTCAGCCCTGCTCCTTGACTCCGAAGGGAAACGCTGGCGGGTCCGGTCGCCTCGGCACGCGGAAGCCAGCGCCCGGCTGGAAACGGAGTTCCTGGTGCTGCGGGCCTTCGCGCCGGCGGTTCGGGCGGAACTACCTTTCCTCATGCCGACCGTGGCCGGCAGCGTCCGGCTGGGCACCTTGACCACTTTCGTCTACTCACACCTGTCCGGAAGTACGCGCAGTGTTGAGGAGTTGACGTCGGGTCCCGCCAGCCTGGCCCGCGAAATCGGTTCCGCCCTGGCCGCGATCCATGACCTGCCGCGATCGCTGGTCAGCAACGCCGACCTTCCCAGTTACACCCCCAACGAGTTCCGCCAACGGAGGCTGAACGAACTGGACCAGGCTGCGACCACCGGACAGATTCCTGCCTCCCTGCTGCGCCGGTGGGAACACGCCATGGAGGACGTGTCCCTGTGGCGGTTCAACCCCAGCGTTGTCCACGGCGACCTGCACGAGGACAACCTGCTGGTGGAGTCGGGGCGGGTCACCGCGGTCACCGGCTGGACGGACCTGCGCATCGGCGACCCTGCGGACGACTTCGCCTGGCTGGTGGCGTCCAATGAACAGGACTTCATTGACAGCGTGCTGGCGGCCTATACGTCAAGCCGCCGCGACGTTCCGGACCAGCACCTGCTGCGCCGGGCCGCGCTGTCAGCTGAGTTCGCCCTGGCGCAGTACCTGGTCAAGGGCCTGGCTGCGGGTGACCGGGACATGGTCAGTGAAGCCGAGGGAATGCTGGAAAGCCTGGCCAGCGACATTGCGGAATACGGCGGGCAGCCGATCAGCGTTGAGCCGCTTCCTGGCAAAAACGAGCCCGACACCTCCGGGACGGCAGCACCTGCACCGGCGGAAGCTTCCGGGGGCGCCCACGGAACAGGGAGAGGAAGTTCCGCCGTGACTCCCGCCGTCACGGTGATACCCGTCCCCGTGGACTCTGCTCCTGCCGAACCCGGTCCTGTGCAGTCTGCCCCCGCTACCGCTGCCGTGCAGGCACCACCGGGCGTGCACTCCAGTCCGGCCGTGCACGTGGCCCCCATTCCGGCGGAGCCGGCCGCAGCCGCAAGCAAAGCGCAGGAAAAGCCGGAGCGGGAAGAAAACGGTCCGGACGATACATCAACGGCCGCCATCTCGATCATCAACGTAAAACAGGGCTGA
- the nudC gene encoding NAD(+) diphosphatase, with amino-acid sequence MSHAESVTPVHPAAPAPLPANHLVDTLLPVRPALVDRGSAVRGRPGMVEELLAGPHAVAAVLSGRQGLVQGSSLALTGARELLAELNEAGSPPELVVYLGSALPAADLPSGTELLLFVLPEAPEPGTAGIPGDAVWAGFREVAAELTATSTALFVESSAIANWHAAHTHCPRCGTPTEVESGGWVRRCPADRSEHFPRTDPAIIVTVVGPDGRLLLGGGGPVDARNYSTLAGFVEPGESLEEAVVREIQEEVGVRVTACQYLGSQSWPFPASLMLGFTAVTEDAQATPDGVEVTRARWFSREELQDAVLSGEITISSRLSIARSLIEHWYGGRIQDLAGA; translated from the coding sequence ATGAGCCATGCGGAGTCCGTAACACCCGTCCACCCGGCTGCGCCTGCACCATTGCCGGCGAATCATTTGGTGGATACCCTCCTCCCGGTGAGGCCGGCCCTGGTGGACCGCGGATCCGCCGTGCGAGGCAGGCCCGGCATGGTCGAGGAGCTGCTGGCCGGTCCCCACGCCGTGGCCGCTGTACTGTCCGGACGTCAGGGGCTTGTGCAGGGCAGCAGCCTGGCGCTGACCGGCGCCAGGGAACTCCTTGCGGAACTCAATGAAGCAGGCTCCCCGCCCGAGCTCGTGGTCTACCTGGGATCGGCACTTCCGGCGGCCGATCTTCCATCCGGCACCGAGTTACTGCTGTTTGTGCTGCCTGAAGCACCCGAGCCCGGCACCGCCGGTATACCCGGTGACGCGGTCTGGGCGGGGTTCCGGGAGGTCGCGGCAGAATTGACCGCCACCTCCACCGCGTTGTTCGTGGAGTCCAGCGCCATCGCCAACTGGCATGCGGCCCACACCCACTGTCCCCGCTGCGGTACGCCTACCGAGGTGGAGTCCGGCGGCTGGGTTCGACGGTGCCCCGCGGACAGGTCGGAACACTTTCCCCGGACTGACCCGGCCATCATTGTCACGGTGGTCGGCCCGGACGGCCGGCTGCTCCTCGGCGGCGGCGGTCCCGTGGATGCCCGGAACTACTCCACCCTGGCCGGATTCGTCGAGCCGGGGGAGTCTCTGGAAGAGGCCGTGGTCCGCGAGATCCAGGAAGAGGTTGGGGTGCGGGTCACCGCCTGCCAGTACCTTGGCTCCCAGTCGTGGCCGTTCCCGGCCTCCCTTATGCTTGGTTTTACCGCCGTCACCGAGGACGCCCAGGCAACGCCCGACGGCGTGGAGGTTACCAGGGCGCGCTGGTTCAGCCGTGAGGAGCTCCAGGACGCGGTGCTCAGCGGGGAGATCACGATCTCCAGCAGGCTCTCCATCGCCCGCTCGTTGATTGAGCACTGGTACGGCGGCCGGATCCAGGACCTGGCCGGCGCATAA